The following are encoded in a window of Aerococcus sanguinicola genomic DNA:
- a CDS encoding choice-of-anchor I family protein — protein MKRPAIKEKSPRILLTTLFALTSFSLASQDVEAQEVTTDPVDSTGKVTSSNPETSDSGTSAGEVQPGTEAETPASTETDQPAPSAKEPSPNQPATNTQLITIAHTNDMHGRLEAEGSADKQKVTGMAQASAYFDQIQADAVFDAGDAFQGLPLSNHDKGHTMAQAMKEAGYDAIAVGNHEFDFGEEIARSYEDILGFPVLSANVEKDGQPVFNPSVNVHTNNFNLGVVGVTTPETAYKTHPKNVEGMTFAPPIESTIKELNRLLDDESVQEDAYVVLAHLGIDPATRPEWRGDRLAEALDALERFDPYQIILIDGHSHTAVPGGKTYGNVYYAQTGTALNNIGVIQFDPTKPGSAKGRLVSAEEVRQSLDGKTDPQIEALIDQARADYDNETSRELVASNPVFLNGRCNYVRSHETNLGNLITDAMVAYGREGGFNNPTDFAMINGGGIREEIAKDEPITEGDVIAVLPFGNIQSQIEVTGQQIYDMFNLAYSAPTTEGFGSEAEGNRVDPIDEDSGLPALNALGGFLQVSSDIKVYFDPTAEDRHKRVLGVYLRDPQTGDYALIPKDTSQTYYMATNDFLAQGGDGYDMLSGAREEGPSLDQVVMAHIEKGGQELLKQYADPLPQDRIIPITQADYATLTKTDDSGRQIHSLDNEAFKVEEVGRYESGAPFDEGGTEIVVYNPSQETIYSINGHEKAIDIIDASQAGNMPLQRRILLKDLGLTASDLTSIALHPSGQIFAVAAPALEKTDPGNVAFFTADGNYINHVQVGALPDNLQFTHKGDLVLVTNEGEPNDDYTVNPAGGLSVIEIPADFSTISQDQVTTIELTEADMPEDLRQLGPDASHFARNMEPEYLVIDKEDQYAYVSLQEVNAIAKFNIPERKFDLVKSLGYKDHSLEADYMDPSDRDDKHESRKVPVLALHQPDAIALFEVDGESYLILPNEGDSQDYSGYSEEVRVKDLAKAGLIDLDASYYQGYTQEELDQAVAQGLFDDGQLGRLRVTTAHPFKTGDTHNALVAFGGRSFSIVRASDLELIYDSGNDFERLIQAINPDLFNSEIEVEKGQRLPNPDSRSDNKGSEPETAVVGYLNGKPYAFIALERSGGIMVYDVSDPYQPNFVDYIYDPSFQDVSPEGLYFIPADQSQDGHAHLLAAYEVSGTIADYRLKTPKVTTEPNQPGSEKPGTGVSTDPSTKPGQTSTSTPTSTGQTPSSGQNTGLENTPEEGRTGQSDQAPATQASSGSQAEQGSAGNQTGKDQNIRPAGQKAVQVTVDPATSSQKDQKTASKAKADPGHQEGLPQLSSQSASLGLGLALAGIGFLFTIAKTPSRSKK, from the coding sequence ATGAAACGCCCAGCCATCAAAGAAAAAAGCCCTCGCATCCTACTGACCACCCTATTCGCTTTAACCAGCTTTAGCTTGGCCAGCCAAGACGTTGAGGCCCAAGAAGTAACCACCGACCCTGTTGATTCGACAGGGAAAGTGACCTCATCTAACCCAGAAACTAGTGATAGCGGTACAAGTGCAGGAGAAGTCCAGCCCGGTACGGAAGCAGAGACCCCAGCCTCTACTGAAACAGACCAGCCAGCTCCTAGCGCCAAGGAGCCCAGCCCCAACCAACCAGCTACCAATACCCAATTGATCACCATCGCCCATACCAATGACATGCACGGCCGCCTGGAAGCAGAAGGGTCTGCCGACAAGCAAAAAGTCACCGGTATGGCCCAAGCTTCCGCCTACTTCGACCAGATCCAAGCGGACGCTGTTTTTGACGCTGGTGACGCCTTCCAAGGACTGCCTCTATCCAACCACGATAAGGGACATACCATGGCCCAAGCTATGAAGGAAGCAGGCTACGATGCCATAGCCGTGGGGAACCACGAATTCGACTTTGGCGAAGAGATTGCCCGGTCCTACGAGGATATCCTCGGCTTCCCAGTCCTCTCTGCCAATGTGGAAAAAGATGGCCAGCCCGTCTTCAACCCTTCTGTCAACGTCCACACCAATAACTTTAACCTGGGTGTGGTTGGGGTGACGACACCAGAAACAGCCTATAAGACCCACCCTAAGAACGTGGAAGGTATGACCTTCGCGCCACCGATTGAGTCGACTATCAAGGAACTCAACCGCCTCTTAGACGATGAGAGCGTCCAGGAAGACGCCTATGTGGTCCTCGCCCACCTGGGGATCGACCCTGCCACCCGTCCCGAATGGCGCGGCGACCGACTTGCTGAGGCTTTAGATGCCTTAGAACGTTTTGACCCCTACCAAATCATCCTGATCGACGGCCACTCCCATACCGCCGTTCCAGGGGGCAAGACTTATGGCAATGTCTACTATGCCCAAACCGGGACCGCCCTCAACAATATTGGGGTCATCCAATTCGATCCGACAAAACCTGGCTCAGCCAAGGGACGCTTAGTTTCTGCTGAAGAAGTTCGCCAGAGCTTAGATGGCAAGACCGACCCACAAATCGAAGCCCTGATTGACCAAGCTCGGGCCGATTATGACAATGAAACCTCACGCGAATTAGTGGCTTCCAATCCCGTCTTCCTCAACGGCCGCTGCAACTATGTCCGCTCGCACGAAACCAACCTAGGCAACCTCATCACGGACGCCATGGTGGCTTACGGCCGGGAAGGGGGCTTCAACAATCCGACCGACTTCGCTATGATCAATGGCGGGGGAATCCGCGAAGAAATCGCTAAAGATGAGCCCATCACAGAAGGCGATGTCATCGCTGTCCTGCCTTTCGGTAACATCCAATCCCAAATCGAAGTGACCGGCCAACAAATTTACGACATGTTCAACCTGGCCTACTCAGCCCCAACCACAGAAGGTTTCGGTAGCGAGGCAGAAGGCAACCGGGTAGACCCTATCGATGAAGATTCCGGCCTGCCTGCCCTCAATGCCCTGGGTGGCTTCTTACAGGTATCATCAGATATCAAGGTCTACTTCGATCCAACAGCTGAAGACCGCCACAAGCGCGTTCTGGGCGTCTACCTCCGCGATCCGCAGACCGGCGACTATGCCCTGATCCCTAAGGACACCAGCCAGACTTACTACATGGCCACCAATGACTTCCTGGCCCAAGGTGGGGACGGCTATGACATGCTAAGTGGCGCTCGAGAAGAGGGGCCTTCCCTAGACCAAGTCGTGATGGCCCATATCGAAAAAGGCGGCCAAGAGCTCTTGAAGCAATATGCCGACCCACTCCCCCAAGACCGAATCATCCCAATCACCCAGGCCGACTACGCTACATTAACCAAGACCGATGACTCCGGTCGTCAGATCCATAGTCTAGATAACGAGGCCTTCAAGGTTGAAGAAGTCGGTCGCTATGAAAGTGGGGCGCCTTTTGACGAGGGTGGGACCGAAATTGTGGTCTACAACCCAAGCCAAGAAACGATCTACTCCATTAACGGCCATGAAAAGGCCATCGACATTATCGATGCTAGCCAAGCCGGTAACATGCCCCTCCAACGTCGTATCCTGCTTAAGGATTTGGGCCTAACTGCCTCCGACCTGACCAGCATCGCCCTCCATCCGAGCGGGCAAATCTTTGCGGTCGCTGCGCCAGCCCTCGAGAAAACTGATCCAGGTAATGTCGCCTTCTTCACTGCTGACGGGAACTACATCAACCATGTCCAAGTCGGTGCCCTGCCTGATAACCTGCAATTTACCCACAAAGGCGACCTGGTACTTGTGACCAATGAAGGGGAACCCAACGACGACTACACCGTCAACCCAGCTGGGGGGCTCTCTGTTATCGAAATCCCAGCAGACTTCTCCACCATTAGCCAAGACCAAGTGACGACGATTGAATTAACTGAGGCAGACATGCCAGAAGACCTCCGCCAACTTGGTCCAGATGCCAGCCATTTTGCCCGCAATATGGAACCAGAATACCTGGTGATCGACAAGGAGGACCAATACGCCTATGTCAGCTTGCAGGAAGTGAATGCCATCGCCAAGTTCAATATCCCTGAACGGAAATTTGACCTGGTTAAGTCTCTCGGTTACAAGGACCACTCCCTCGAAGCGGATTATATGGATCCTTCCGACCGCGATGACAAACACGAATCCCGCAAAGTACCTGTCCTGGCCCTCCACCAGCCAGATGCCATCGCCCTCTTCGAAGTGGACGGAGAGTCCTATCTGATCCTGCCCAATGAAGGGGATTCCCAAGATTACAGCGGCTATTCCGAAGAAGTTCGGGTGAAAGACCTTGCCAAGGCTGGCCTCATCGACCTCGATGCCTCCTACTACCAAGGCTATACTCAAGAAGAACTCGACCAGGCCGTTGCCCAAGGTCTCTTCGATGACGGCCAGCTAGGCCGCCTCCGCGTCACGACCGCCCACCCCTTCAAGACAGGGGACACCCATAACGCCCTAGTTGCCTTCGGGGGCCGGTCCTTCTCCATCGTTCGCGCCTCTGACCTGGAACTGATCTATGACAGCGGCAATGACTTCGAACGCCTTATCCAGGCCATCAATCCTGACCTCTTCAACAGTGAAATCGAAGTGGAAAAGGGGCAAAGACTGCCTAACCCAGATTCCCGAAGCGATAACAAGGGGTCTGAACCTGAAACAGCCGTTGTGGGCTACCTAAACGGCAAGCCTTATGCCTTCATCGCCCTGGAACGTTCAGGCGGCATCATGGTCTATGACGTCAGCGATCCCTACCAGCCAAATTTCGTCGACTACATCTATGACCCAAGCTTCCAAGATGTGTCCCCAGAAGGCCTCTACTTCATCCCCGCTGACCAGTCCCAAGATGGCCACGCCCACTTACTGGCAGCCTACGAAGTTTCCGGAACTATTGCCGACTACCGCTTAAAAACGCCAAAAGTGACCACAGAGCCAAACCAACCTGGCAGCGAAAAGCCCGGCACCGGCGTCTCTACTGATCCTAGCACCAAGCCAGGACAGACTAGCACATCGACCCCAACTTCAACGGGCCAAACGCCAAGCTCTGGTCAAAACACTGGCTTAGAAAATACACCAGAAGAAGGAAGGACCGGTCAAAGCGACCAAGCCCCAGCGACCCAAGCAAGCTCTGGAAGCCAGGCGGAACAAGGCTCTGCCGGAAACCAAACTGGCAAGGATCAAAACATCCGCCCAGCTGGTCAAAAGGCCGTTCAAGTAACAGTTGACCCTGCAACTAGCAGCCAGAAAGACCAGAAAACAGCAAGCAAGGCCAAGGCAGACCCTGGTCACCAAGAAGGCCTCCCACAATTGTCTAGCCAAAGCGCCAGCCTAGGTCTGGGACTGGCCTTAGCCGGTATTGGTTTCTTATTCACCATTGCGAAGACACCCAGCCGGTCCAAAAAATAA
- the nadC gene encoding carboxylating nicotinate-nucleotide diphosphorylase: protein MLALKDSELQTLIETALAEDVPYYDLASEAIFQGQTGTVDLIAKQEGVLCGLPIFQAVFTYLQEDSQFDSFIQEGERIEKGQVILSIQAKATTLLTGERVALNYLQRLSGIATATRRFVDALEGSNIKLMDTRKTTPGFRNLEKYAVRVGGGYNHRHGLSDLIMLKDNHIGAAGSITAAVQAVREVDPFIHKIEVETENLDMVKEAVACGVDIIMLDNMDHDQMAEAIAYINGRAIIEGSGNMTADTVSRIKDLDLDYISSGSITHSAGILDLSMKNFRVN, encoded by the coding sequence ATGTTAGCCCTAAAAGACAGTGAATTGCAAACCCTCATTGAGACAGCCCTGGCCGAGGATGTGCCCTATTATGACCTGGCCTCGGAGGCTATTTTCCAAGGCCAAACAGGGACGGTGGACCTGATTGCCAAGCAGGAGGGGGTGCTCTGTGGCCTGCCCATCTTCCAGGCAGTCTTCACCTATCTCCAGGAAGACAGCCAGTTCGATAGCTTCATCCAGGAGGGCGAACGGATTGAAAAGGGGCAGGTCATCTTAAGCATCCAGGCCAAGGCCACCACCCTCTTGACTGGGGAGCGGGTTGCCTTGAACTACTTGCAGCGCTTATCGGGGATTGCAACGGCAACGCGGCGATTTGTGGATGCTCTCGAAGGGTCCAACATCAAACTGATGGATACCCGGAAGACGACGCCGGGCTTTCGCAACCTAGAGAAGTATGCGGTCCGGGTCGGCGGCGGCTACAACCACCGGCACGGCCTGTCTGACCTCATCATGCTCAAGGACAACCATATCGGCGCGGCGGGATCGATCACAGCGGCTGTCCAAGCGGTCCGGGAGGTCGACCCCTTCATCCATAAGATTGAAGTGGAGACAGAGAACCTCGACATGGTCAAGGAAGCGGTCGCTTGCGGGGTGGACATCATCATGCTGGACAATATGGACCACGACCAGATGGCGGAGGCCATTGCCTATATCAACGGCCGGGCCATTATCGAGGGTTCCGGTAATATGACAGCCGACACCGTCTCTCGGATAAAAGACCTGGACCTAGACTATATCTCCTCCGGCTC